The Mytilus galloprovincialis chromosome 2, xbMytGall1.hap1.1, whole genome shotgun sequence genome has a window encoding:
- the LOC143065098 gene encoding uncharacterized protein LOC143065098, which yields MAETEQNGSINYTNVVATSIALEMINDRHAESYKTVDLATVKEMPADSEDSNDERIPLTESSDDQSMLATGSTNPNPNQSDTSCTSNESAGYFTENSENSLQFVDFQQQSNGVTAIPYPVQQHHQQTMSYYMHNGQLYNALTLYPYTQPATMYPVFDGQKLIYYPVQPFYASACNEYDQTTPPSFSENTELTPDDERNEGSNNSTDTALEIEIKSDIDVDSIEIDNGNNGEVSNTITNTDGQQQSNNQQQNNFQQVERNSFNSETTNSFNHSVYNNQHPDYAYRNGTNIAGQHTTAGTHQPVSHQPYVYSNFQQTETNTIQPNIQYSNAVFNQVQDNYGPNLHSQVSEKQKFQYPAIYVSTTGLITVLMKHDVSVETTIDQTLRLVSHQQKLVVSINNRGNASYLFHPAAHIMQDLTTTEAEIFLGRKVKMATDFITFANNFNCYKFDHDQIDKTTPQFSDLSKDRSVNFLFTDNQSNPELLQQCSDIISRAEYERNQRGGICIRINGYKIVQTVKGDVIVSGKGKYLRMSPITSVLRLDTNFVTMDVEMNWNVRIKRGAHALNASHLGLVVSNGKVEAAFDERNKVHACKLPSRRPLLIGGANNRRSRELSPVD from the coding sequence ATGGCCGAAACTGAGCAAAATGGAAGCATAAACTATACAAATGTTGTAGCAACTAGTATTGCACTAGAAATGATAAATGATAGACATGCAGAAAGTTATAAAACCGTAGATTTAGCAACTGTAAAAGAAATGCCAGCAGATTCGGAAGACTCCAATGACGAAAGAATACCTCTAACTGAAAGTAGCGATGACCAATCGATGCTAGCAACAGGTAGTACAAACCCAAACCCAAACCAAAGTGACACAAGTTGTACAAGTAACGAAAGTGCGGGATATTTCACGGAAAATTCAGAAAATTCTTTACAATTTGTTGATTTTCAACAGCAATCTAACGGAGTTACTGCAATACCATATCCTGTCCAGCAACACCACCAGCAAACAATGTCTTATTACATGCACAATGGACAACTTTACAATGCATTAACACTTTATCCTTATACACAACCAGCGACCATGTATCCGGTATTTGATGGACAAAAATTGATTTATTACCCGGTGCAACCATTTTATGCATCTGCCTGTAACGAATATGACCAAACAACGCCCCCGAGTTTCAGCGAGAACACTGAATTGACACCAGATGATGAAAGAAATGAAGGTTCAAATAATTCTACAGACACTGCTTTAGAAATCGAAATAAAAAGTGATATCGACGTCGattcaattgaaatagacaatgGGAACAATGGCGAGGTTTCAAACACAATAACAAATACAGATGGCCAACAACAGTCAAATAATCAACAGCAAAACAATTTTCAACAAGTTGAACGAAATTCGTTTAATTCAGAAACGACCAACTCTTTCAATCACAGTGTTTATAACAATCAGCATCCAGATTATGCCTACAGGAACGGAACTAATATCGCTGGTCAACATACTACAGCTGGTACACATCAACCTGTTTCACATCAACCGTACGTTTATTCCAACTTTCAACAAACTGAGACTAATACTATACAACCAAACATTCAGTATTCTAATGCAGTTTTTAATCAAGTTCAAGACAATTATGGACCAAACTTACATTCTCAAGTTTCAGAGAAACAGAAGTTTCAATATCCTGCTATTTATGTTTCAACAACAGGACTTATTACCGTACTCATGAAGCATGATGTATCGGTGGAGACCACTATCGACCAAACTTTGCGACTGGTCAGTCACCAACAGAAACTTGTTGTTTCGATAAACAATCGTGGAAATGCAAGTTATTTGTTTCACCCAGCAGCACATATTATGCAAGATCTGACGACTACAGAAGCCGAAATATTTCTCGGTAGGAAAGTTAAAATGGCAACCGATTTCATAACATTTGCAAATAACTTTAACTGTTACAAGTTTGATCATGATCAAATTGATAAAACGACTCCTCAGTTTTCAGATTTGTCAAAAGATAGGTctgttaattttctatttacagACAATCAGTCCAATCCAGAACTGTTACAACAATGTTCAGACATCATCTCAAGAGCAGAATACGAGCGTAACCAGAGAGGTGGAATCTGCATTAGAATCAACGGCTACAAAATTGTTCAAACTGTTAAAGGTGACGTGATAGTATCCGGAAAAGGTAAATACCTCCGCATGTCTCCTATCACTTCCGTGTTGCGGttagatacaaattttgttaCAATGGACGTTGAAATGAACTGGAATGTAAGGATAAAGAGAGGCGCCCATGCACTAAATGCTAGTCATTTAGGTTTAGTGGTTTCAAACGGTAAAGTTGAAGCTGCATTTGACGAACGGAATAAAGTGCACGCGTGTAAACTGCCAAGTCGTCGGCCTTTATTGATAGGAGGAGCCAACAACCGTAGAAGTAGAGAACTTTCACCAGTCGATTGA